A single region of the Changchengzhania lutea genome encodes:
- a CDS encoding peptide MFS transporter — MSANTTDQFFKHNVLGHPAGLFVLFFTEMWERFSYYGMRALLVLFLTASLLDEGWGWPREHAMALFGSYVGLVYLSTMMGGYFADKVIGYRWAVVVGALLMTMGHASMAVETQWSIYLGLGLLVIGNGFFKPNMTSIVSEMYKDRPEKKDGAYTIFYMGVNAGAFLGILLCGYLGEKVGWSLGFGLAGIFMFFGLVQFWLAQNIFGNIGLKPKKNDANSIEAQDNDKRVPFTPWQLGLIILMVLLGLMWILNAPATTITEGRVNVFSFLGPNGNNIAILMALGLFLILLFYRFTQYSKITREKLMAVSFFALLSVFFWAIFEQSPGTLTIFANDYTDRTLDGTSANVFRIVNAAMTIIPLGIITWVLFLLFKQTFGLYKWSNLILSLSFLIVWAIAIWMLLNQLKEEDLEVPASWFSVLNSLFIITLAPLFSKWWESKYNPSANMKYGIGMFLLGLGMACVAFGAGGIEPGAKTASVSMIWLILVYLFHTMGELCISPVGLSYVSKLVPARMIAFMFGVWYLAIAIGMKGAGVFGENVDKIANENGISYFFWILTAISIIVAVFSVVMSRIVKKLMHGVR, encoded by the coding sequence ATGTCAGCAAACACTACCGATCAGTTTTTTAAACACAATGTCTTAGGACATCCAGCAGGATTATTCGTTTTATTTTTTACAGAAATGTGGGAGCGATTTTCATACTATGGTATGCGTGCCTTGTTAGTATTATTTCTTACTGCATCCCTCTTAGATGAAGGTTGGGGTTGGCCTCGTGAACATGCCATGGCGCTATTTGGTTCCTACGTTGGTTTGGTCTATTTGTCAACCATGATGGGTGGCTATTTTGCCGACAAAGTGATTGGCTATAGATGGGCAGTAGTTGTTGGCGCACTATTGATGACCATGGGGCATGCCTCTATGGCTGTCGAAACACAATGGTCTATTTATTTAGGTTTAGGTTTACTTGTTATAGGTAATGGATTCTTTAAACCAAACATGACCTCTATTGTTTCTGAAATGTATAAAGATAGGCCAGAGAAGAAAGATGGTGCCTACACTATTTTTTATATGGGTGTAAACGCAGGTGCTTTTTTAGGGATTCTACTTTGTGGTTATTTAGGTGAAAAAGTAGGCTGGAGCCTAGGTTTTGGACTAGCGGGAATATTTATGTTTTTTGGACTTGTACAGTTTTGGTTAGCACAAAATATTTTTGGAAATATTGGCTTAAAGCCAAAAAAGAATGATGCCAATTCTATTGAAGCTCAAGATAATGATAAGCGCGTACCGTTTACACCTTGGCAATTAGGACTCATAATCTTAATGGTACTATTGGGGCTAATGTGGATTTTAAATGCCCCCGCAACCACTATAACAGAAGGAAGAGTTAACGTCTTTTCATTTTTAGGACCTAACGGAAATAACATTGCTATCCTAATGGCTTTAGGTCTATTTCTTATTCTACTGTTTTATAGATTTACACAGTACTCAAAAATTACCAGGGAAAAATTAATGGCAGTTTCATTCTTTGCTTTACTATCGGTATTCTTTTGGGCTATTTTTGAGCAGTCGCCAGGTACATTGACGATTTTTGCAAATGATTATACAGATAGAACACTAGACGGTACTTCTGCCAATGTGTTTAGAATAGTCAATGCCGCCATGACCATTATACCTTTGGGAATTATAACATGGGTGTTATTTTTATTATTTAAGCAAACTTTCGGTCTTTATAAATGGTCTAACTTAATTTTGAGTTTGAGTTTTTTAATTGTGTGGGCCATTGCTATTTGGATGCTCTTAAATCAACTGAAGGAGGAAGATTTGGAAGTGCCTGCTTCTTGGTTTAGTGTATTGAATTCATTGTTTATCATTACGCTCGCTCCGCTATTTTCAAAATGGTGGGAGAGCAAATACAATCCTTCTGCCAATATGAAATATGGTATAGGTATGTTTTTATTAGGCTTAGGAATGGCTTGCGTTGCCTTTGGAGCCGGTGGTATAGAACCAGGAGCCAAAACAGCATCAGTGAGCATGATTTGGTTAATTCTTGTTTACCTATTTCATACCATGGGAGAACTTTGTATTTCACCTGTTGGATTATCATATGTTAGTAAATTAGTGCCAGCTAGAATGATTGCATTTATGTTCGGGGTATGGTATTTGGCTATAGCGATTGGTATGAAAGGAGCCGGAGTTTTTGGTGAGAACGTGGATAAAATAGCCAATGAGAATGGGATAAGTTACTTTTTCTGGATATTAACAGCTATTTCAATAATTGTAGCTGTATTTTCCGTGGTGATGTCGCGAATAGTTAAAAAACTAATGCACGGTGTCCGTTAA
- a CDS encoding thioredoxin family protein, protein MKKITVILILMLLSTINGVAQEINWVSLEEALELQKKSPKKIMMDVYTNWCGPCKLLDRNTFQNKDVANYVNTHYYAVKFNGEGNESFTYKDNVFSNPNYNPAKANRRNSAHQFASYLRVNAYPTIIFFDEKGDVIVPLPGYRTPPQLELYLKMFKNDEHTSIDSQEKFNAYSESFVPEFKS, encoded by the coding sequence ATGAAAAAGATAACAGTTATTTTAATATTAATGCTCCTGAGCACTATTAATGGTGTAGCACAGGAAATCAATTGGGTCTCTTTAGAAGAGGCGTTAGAACTTCAAAAGAAATCTCCTAAGAAAATAATGATGGATGTTTATACCAATTGGTGTGGTCCCTGCAAACTTCTTGATAGAAACACGTTTCAAAATAAAGATGTTGCTAATTATGTGAATACCCATTATTATGCTGTAAAATTCAATGGGGAAGGCAATGAGAGCTTTACTTATAAAGATAATGTGTTCTCAAATCCCAACTATAATCCAGCGAAGGCAAATAGAAGAAATTCGGCACATCAATTTGCAAGTTATTTAAGGGTAAATGCCTATCCTACTATTATTTTCTTTGATGAGAAAGGAGACGTGATTGTGCCTTTACCAGGTTATAGAACACCACCACAATTAGAACTTTATTTGAAAATGTTTAAAAACGACGAACATACGTCTATTGATTCACAGGAGAAATTTAATGCCTATTCCGAAAGTTTTGTACCTGAATTTAAAAGTTAA